One window of Streptomyces sp. NBC_00273 genomic DNA carries:
- a CDS encoding vanadium-dependent haloperoxidase, with translation MPNHGRQSAAKSALPRSKFRAGRRLGRLRAVVVAGALLAGLSPVAAAAPQAAAGPERKGDPTQYWNKVLLQTFRNARGSDASPGKLSRSGAMVFAAIYNAESAYQNTYGTMKYEPYLNRPLKYATDSSKPRADEEERLIDRTAYRMLSELYPGDRAFIDARYEARTGRSPHAHDPLDRLVVDRVVRQINKARAHDGSDNTELYDGDTTTPGAWRPTGEEATADEGACQEPGDAVTPNWGKVKPFVLRSGSQFRPPSLRGFTSYDKMVNSPEYARQVDEVRRVGAADSTERTREQTVIGWFWDHDLNGTYHPPGQLLQLTGTVAKKFELDTYETTRLFALSALTLADAGIAAWDSKFDGPINEWRPVSAIQALGGENANWQPFSADRAGRPWTPCFIAWTSGHANFTGAWAAAMQNFFGRDDASFTAQSEDPHTLERFRRMNSFSQVAEEGEFSRLWLGVHFRWDAEDGREIGTNVGDYVFANALQPTRSSHPHQQ, from the coding sequence ATGCCCAACCATGGCCGTCAGTCGGCCGCGAAGTCCGCGCTCCCGCGCTCGAAGTTCCGCGCCGGCAGGCGCCTGGGACGGCTCCGGGCCGTCGTCGTGGCCGGTGCCCTGCTCGCCGGGCTGAGTCCGGTGGCGGCCGCTGCGCCGCAGGCCGCCGCCGGGCCGGAGCGCAAGGGCGATCCGACGCAGTACTGGAACAAGGTCCTGCTCCAGACGTTCCGCAATGCGCGGGGCTCGGACGCCTCGCCCGGCAAACTCTCCCGATCCGGGGCCATGGTCTTCGCGGCGATCTACAACGCCGAGAGCGCCTACCAGAACACGTACGGAACCATGAAGTACGAGCCGTACCTCAACCGGCCGCTCAAGTACGCCACCGACTCGTCGAAGCCGCGCGCGGACGAAGAGGAGCGGCTGATCGACCGCACGGCGTACCGGATGCTCTCCGAGCTGTACCCGGGCGACCGGGCCTTCATCGACGCCCGGTACGAGGCCCGGACCGGCCGCTCCCCCCACGCCCACGACCCCCTCGACCGGCTTGTGGTCGACCGCGTGGTGAGACAGATCAACAAGGCGCGGGCGCACGACGGTTCGGACAACACGGAGCTCTACGACGGCGACACCACCACACCCGGAGCCTGGCGGCCGACGGGCGAAGAGGCGACGGCTGACGAAGGGGCCTGCCAGGAGCCCGGCGACGCCGTGACCCCGAACTGGGGCAAGGTGAAGCCGTTCGTGCTCCGCTCCGGTTCGCAGTTCCGGCCTCCCAGCCTGCGTGGGTTCACTTCCTACGACAAGATGGTGAACAGCCCGGAGTACGCGCGCCAGGTCGACGAGGTGCGACGCGTGGGTGCCGCCGACTCCACCGAGCGCACCCGCGAACAGACGGTCATCGGCTGGTTCTGGGACCACGACCTGAACGGCACCTACCACCCCCCAGGACAGCTGCTGCAGCTGACCGGGACGGTCGCCAAGAAGTTCGAGCTCGACACGTACGAGACGACCCGCTTGTTCGCACTGTCGGCGCTGACCCTCGCGGATGCCGGGATCGCGGCCTGGGACAGCAAGTTCGACGGGCCAATCAACGAATGGCGTCCGGTGTCCGCGATCCAGGCGCTGGGCGGAGAGAACGCGAACTGGCAGCCCTTCAGCGCGGACCGGGCGGGAAGGCCGTGGACCCCCTGCTTCATCGCCTGGACCTCCGGGCACGCCAACTTCACCGGTGCGTGGGCAGCCGCGATGCAGAACTTCTTCGGCCGTGACGACGCCTCGTTCACCGCGCAGTCCGAGGACCCGCACACCCTCGAGCGGTTCCGCCGGATGAACAGCTTCAGCCAGGTCGCCGAGGAGGGCGAGTTCAGCCGACTGTGGCTGGGCGTGCACTTCCGCTGGGACGCCGAGGACGGGAGGGAGATCGGCACCAACGTCGGCGACTACGTGTTCGCCAACGCGCTCCAGCCGACGCGATCGAGCCACCCGCATCAGCAGTGA